From a single Gimesia fumaroli genomic region:
- a CDS encoding aldose epimerase family protein: protein MKTFSLLTAVVLCLAASAQGEVEDFDSIKLYTLKNNAGMTVKVTNYGAIITSITVPDRNGKMADIALGYNCVEDYINAVDKPYFGAIVGRYGNRIAKGQFTLNGKTYSLAKNNGENHLHGGIIGLDKVVWEATQVSPTKIELNYRAKDREEGYPGNLKIKVTYTLTNKNQLIVDYLATTDKATPINLTQHTYFNLKGEGAGNILDHELMLNASKYTPVDETLIPTGKLAPVAGTPFDFTSSKPIGRDINKDHQQLKFGGGFDHNWVLDKSGKENQLTRAAKVFEPESGRVLEISTTEPGIQFYCGNFLDGRLTGKSGKPYVHRGGFCLETQHFPDSPNQPNFPSTILKPGEEYKSTTVFQFSTK, encoded by the coding sequence ATGAAAACTTTCTCATTATTGACTGCCGTGGTTTTGTGTCTGGCTGCCTCTGCTCAAGGGGAGGTCGAAGATTTCGACAGCATCAAACTGTATACGTTGAAAAACAACGCAGGCATGACAGTCAAAGTCACCAACTATGGCGCCATCATCACGTCCATTACTGTCCCCGACCGAAACGGTAAGATGGCAGACATTGCATTGGGCTATAATTGTGTTGAAGACTACATCAACGCGGTGGATAAGCCCTACTTCGGCGCCATCGTGGGCCGCTACGGCAACCGCATTGCCAAAGGCCAATTCACACTTAACGGCAAAACCTATTCCCTCGCAAAAAATAATGGCGAGAATCACCTGCACGGCGGTATCATCGGTCTTGATAAAGTCGTCTGGGAGGCAACTCAGGTTTCTCCCACAAAAATCGAATTGAACTACCGCGCGAAAGACCGTGAAGAAGGCTATCCGGGAAACCTCAAGATCAAAGTCACCTACACACTGACCAACAAGAATCAGTTGATCGTGGACTATCTGGCTACGACCGATAAAGCAACGCCCATCAACCTGACACAACACACCTACTTCAACTTAAAGGGTGAAGGCGCTGGTAACATTCTCGACCACGAACTGATGCTGAATGCTTCAAAATACACACCCGTCGATGAAACATTGATCCCCACTGGCAAGCTGGCACCTGTCGCGGGAACGCCATTCGACTTTACCTCTTCCAAACCCATTGGTCGGGACATTAACAAGGATCACCAGCAGTTGAAGTTCGGAGGCGGCTTTGATCACAACTGGGTACTCGATAAGAGCGGCAAAGAAAACCAGCTGACACGCGCCGCGAAAGTATTTGAACCTGAATCGGGACGCGTTCTTGAAATCAGCACCACCGAACCCGGAATCCAATTCTATTGCGGCAACTTTCTGGACGGGCGTTTGACTGGAAAGTCAGGCAAACCGTACGTGCATCGCGGCGGCTTCTGTCTGGAAACACAACATTTCCCCGACAGTCCCAATCAACCCAATTTCCCGTCCACGATTTTAAAACCGGGTGAAGAATATAAGTCGACCACGGTCTTTCAATTTTCGACGAAATAA
- a CDS encoding glycoside hydrolase family 2 protein, with protein MYPIRITDLVSASDPVRIASALAVMIFSSTLVLAQEINDQWRYTFQRPADGWQSTQFDDSKWQTGPGGFGTRNTPGSRVGTNWKSENIWLRKTFQLKDIPQKPALMVHHDDEAEIYINGQRVADLKGWTTNYSVIPLDETGIQALQKGKNLLAVHCFQDGGGQFIDVHVVDIKHVPQLPHPQRSTIPFKSKLITKWGEKVTPENAWTEYPRPQLVRDNWKNLNGHWDYAITAIDQKKIPQDWTGKILVPFCLESKLGGVQRLLTPSEALWYRRTFAAPQSTNRRMLLNFEAVDYFCDVFVNRKFVGSHKGGNTPFSFDVTEQIRPGQNSVIVRVKDATEGWQLRGKQTLDPRGIWYTQVSGIWQTVWLEQVGPSYIEDLKIQTDAMTGIIRVYPEINNGKSNQTVEIIVKDGDQKVAEAKGTDDEFSITIPDAKLWSPDSPQLYNLEISLIENGNIIDQIKSYTGIRSVSKIRDKDGHLRFTLNGKTIFHWGPLDQGWWPDGLLTPPSDEALLFDIEYLKAAGFNMIRKHIKVEPRRFYYHCDRLGMMVWQDQVSAGHNPPWTRLKHNPVDAPWSDQHHDQYMHELEQMIDTLENHPCIVVWVPFNEAWGQHRTLAVGKWAVKRDPSRLINIASGGNFWPVGDVVDAHQYPHPGFPFEPGRYDNYIKVIGEFGGHGYPVKDHLWDSTRRNWGYGDLPQNEAEYKARYQKSLHLLNDLRKRGIAAGVYTQTTDVEGEINGLMTYDRRVIKIPAKDLAKLHELLLSDQP; from the coding sequence ATGTATCCAATACGAATTACCGACTTGGTCTCGGCCTCTGATCCGGTTCGCATTGCCTCAGCACTGGCAGTGATGATATTCAGTTCCACGTTGGTTCTGGCACAGGAGATCAACGATCAATGGCGGTATACGTTTCAACGTCCTGCTGACGGCTGGCAATCGACTCAGTTTGATGACAGCAAATGGCAGACAGGTCCCGGGGGATTTGGTACGCGCAATACGCCCGGCTCACGCGTTGGCACGAATTGGAAATCAGAAAATATCTGGTTGAGAAAAACATTCCAATTGAAAGACATTCCACAAAAGCCTGCGCTGATGGTTCACCATGATGATGAAGCTGAAATATATATCAATGGTCAACGAGTCGCAGACTTAAAAGGCTGGACCACTAACTACAGCGTGATTCCCTTAGATGAAACAGGGATTCAGGCCCTTCAAAAAGGAAAAAACCTGCTGGCGGTACACTGCTTTCAGGATGGAGGGGGACAGTTTATCGATGTACACGTTGTCGATATCAAACATGTTCCTCAGCTCCCGCATCCCCAACGTAGCACCATCCCTTTTAAGTCCAAGTTGATCACAAAATGGGGCGAAAAAGTCACCCCCGAAAACGCCTGGACCGAATACCCGCGTCCGCAACTCGTCCGCGATAACTGGAAGAACCTCAATGGGCACTGGGACTATGCCATCACAGCCATTGATCAAAAGAAGATACCCCAGGACTGGACGGGCAAAATCCTGGTCCCGTTCTGCCTGGAATCGAAACTGGGGGGCGTACAACGGTTGCTCACTCCTTCGGAAGCACTCTGGTATCGCCGCACCTTCGCAGCACCCCAATCAACCAATCGTCGTATGTTACTGAACTTTGAAGCCGTCGACTATTTTTGCGATGTTTTTGTGAATCGCAAATTTGTCGGTTCTCATAAAGGTGGAAACACCCCGTTCTCTTTTGACGTGACTGAGCAGATTCGCCCCGGTCAGAATAGCGTCATCGTTCGCGTCAAAGATGCCACGGAAGGCTGGCAGCTCCGTGGTAAACAGACTCTCGACCCACGCGGAATCTGGTACACACAGGTCTCCGGCATCTGGCAGACCGTCTGGCTGGAGCAGGTCGGCCCCAGCTACATCGAAGATCTGAAGATCCAAACCGACGCGATGACGGGCATAATCAGAGTGTATCCCGAGATCAACAACGGTAAGTCCAATCAAACAGTCGAGATCATCGTCAAAGACGGAGATCAAAAAGTCGCCGAAGCCAAAGGAACAGACGACGAATTCTCAATAACCATTCCCGATGCCAAACTCTGGTCTCCTGATTCTCCGCAGCTCTACAATCTGGAAATCTCCCTGATCGAGAACGGCAACATCATCGATCAAATCAAGTCATACACGGGAATTCGCAGTGTCAGTAAAATTCGCGACAAAGACGGCCATCTGCGATTCACTCTCAACGGAAAAACGATCTTCCACTGGGGACCTCTCGATCAAGGCTGGTGGCCCGATGGACTATTGACTCCCCCTTCAGATGAAGCCCTGCTGTTTGATATTGAGTATCTCAAAGCCGCCGGTTTCAATATGATCCGCAAGCACATCAAGGTCGAGCCACGTCGTTTCTATTATCATTGTGACCGACTGGGCATGATGGTCTGGCAGGATCAGGTCAGCGCAGGACACAATCCCCCCTGGACACGACTCAAACACAATCCCGTCGATGCTCCCTGGTCTGATCAACACCACGATCAGTATATGCACGAACTGGAACAGATGATTGATACTCTGGAAAACCATCCCTGCATTGTCGTCTGGGTTCCGTTCAATGAAGCCTGGGGACAGCATCGCACATTGGCAGTCGGAAAATGGGCCGTCAAACGCGATCCGTCTCGGCTGATCAACATCGCCAGCGGCGGCAACTTCTGGCCTGTGGGTGATGTGGTCGACGCCCATCAATATCCTCACCCCGGCTTTCCCTTTGAACCGGGGCGTTATGACAACTATATCAAGGTCATCGGAGAGTTCGGCGGACACGGTTATCCGGTGAAAGATCACTTGTGGGACTCCACTCGCCGCAACTGGGGTTATGGTGATCTCCCCCAAAACGAAGCTGAATACAAAGCCCGTTACCAGAAATCACTGCACTTACTGAATGACCTTCGCAAACGCGGCATCGCAGCCGGCGTCTACACTCAGACAACCGATGTCGAAGGAGAAATCAACGGCTTAATGACCTACGACCGCAGAGTCATCAAAATCCCCGCCAAAGATCTCGCAAAACTCCACGAGTTACTCTTATCAGACCAACCCTAG
- a CDS encoding DUF7133 domain-containing protein, whose translation MKSCLIVLAFLLCLPVSSEAADVSKPDKHVGNYRRGRALFAQRGCAACHAVDGKTVSLGPDLTKPEKPLTRQEFLESINEPSKQIKKGFEAYSILLESGKVLTGRITKQTDDAVTVLIPDNQFVKEQTIPRSEIEELVKQSVSVMPKGLLKGVPESQVSDLLAYLASVGDPKFTPPPRATIPAKQPGVMRDPEDADSTFYSPEESMKRIHLAPGYRLELVAAEPMIEEPVLCVWDGNGRMYVAEMRTYMQDADGIDQDLPRSRVSMLEDTDGDGRMDKVSRFVDNMVLPRMILPLDDRIIVNETYTEDYYSYRDTNGDGVADEKILLYPGGKAGGNLEHQNSALTWGIDNWIYTARLGARRHRFRKGKWESERIYGDNGQWGLAMDDVGRFFLSAAGGEKPAYGFQQLPQYGRLNLPGELEPNFEAVYPIVKMVDVQGGLGRVDKERGGLNRFTGCAGQSIYRGDQLPDDFKGDYILPEPVGRLVRRAKVTQIDGKTVLSNAYENSEFIASTDKNFRPLWSATGPDGCLYLVDMYRGIIQEGNWTRKGSYLRGVIDKEGFAKNIGRGRIYRVVHETTNRQPPPKLLDKTTAQLVEELSHPNGWRRDTAQKLIVLRNDKSVVPALIILARTGTSPLGRMHALWTLDGLDMISKPMILAALGDDDPRVKQAGMRVSESRLAGDPDLVKKVADAGYDNDIGVVVQAVNSLRYAKSDLGRQLISEFAAAYAENDLVLVSAQASLRYREGGNQPVFANLDAKTLEQMKQGYQTYTLLCIRCHGHDGKGALSSDGLQLAPSLAKSPRLLANPELPARILLHGLKGPIEGKKYPGLMESMKRQDDAWIASALTYVRNSFGNNGSAVTVEDVARVRSMTQDRTQPYTIEELSEFLPVSLDIMKTWKLSASHGGEHVGAAIDGNSDSRYSTNESMKPGMWFSIDMQQPYSVTSILLDTQKSRGDYPRGYAVSISDDGKTWSEPIIEGKATTAITDIPFPKGVSTRFVKIEQTGQHGLFWSIHELKVYGKPTE comes from the coding sequence ATGAAATCATGTTTGATTGTGCTTGCGTTCCTGCTCTGTTTACCGGTTTCTTCAGAGGCTGCTGATGTTTCTAAGCCAGACAAGCATGTTGGCAACTATCGTCGGGGGCGGGCTCTGTTTGCGCAGCGGGGGTGTGCGGCCTGTCATGCCGTGGATGGGAAAACGGTTTCGCTGGGACCGGATTTGACCAAGCCGGAGAAGCCGTTGACGCGGCAGGAATTTCTGGAGTCGATTAACGAGCCGAGTAAACAGATTAAAAAAGGATTTGAGGCGTATTCGATTCTACTGGAGTCGGGAAAAGTTCTGACGGGTCGGATTACGAAACAGACCGACGATGCGGTGACTGTGCTGATTCCAGATAATCAATTTGTGAAGGAACAGACGATTCCTCGCTCTGAAATTGAGGAACTGGTCAAACAATCGGTTTCTGTGATGCCGAAAGGACTTTTGAAGGGAGTCCCTGAGTCACAGGTTTCTGATTTGCTGGCTTACCTTGCCTCTGTGGGGGATCCGAAATTTACGCCGCCGCCCCGCGCCACAATTCCTGCAAAACAGCCCGGTGTGATGCGTGATCCGGAAGATGCGGATTCCACTTTTTATTCTCCTGAAGAATCGATGAAACGCATTCATCTGGCACCCGGCTATCGGCTGGAACTGGTGGCTGCGGAACCGATGATTGAAGAGCCGGTGCTCTGTGTCTGGGATGGTAATGGGCGGATGTATGTGGCTGAGATGCGAACCTATATGCAGGACGCGGATGGCATCGATCAGGATTTGCCTCGGTCGCGTGTCTCGATGCTGGAAGATACGGACGGCGACGGCCGCATGGATAAAGTCTCGCGGTTCGTCGACAACATGGTGCTGCCGCGAATGATTCTGCCGCTCGATGATCGGATTATTGTCAACGAAACATACACCGAAGATTACTATAGCTATCGCGATACGAACGGCGATGGTGTAGCCGACGAAAAAATTCTGCTTTATCCGGGAGGCAAAGCAGGGGGGAACCTCGAACACCAAAACAGTGCGCTGACCTGGGGCATCGATAACTGGATTTATACTGCGCGACTAGGAGCCCGACGGCACCGCTTCCGAAAAGGGAAATGGGAGTCCGAGCGGATCTACGGTGATAACGGTCAATGGGGACTGGCGATGGATGATGTCGGGCGGTTCTTTCTGTCTGCTGCAGGGGGAGAGAAACCGGCGTATGGTTTTCAACAACTGCCACAGTATGGCAGATTGAATTTACCTGGAGAACTCGAACCAAATTTCGAAGCCGTCTATCCAATCGTAAAGATGGTCGATGTTCAGGGCGGACTGGGACGCGTCGATAAGGAACGGGGCGGGTTGAATCGATTTACTGGTTGTGCCGGGCAGTCAATTTATCGTGGTGATCAACTGCCGGACGATTTTAAGGGGGACTATATTCTTCCCGAGCCGGTCGGTCGTCTGGTGCGTCGCGCCAAGGTGACGCAGATTGACGGGAAGACAGTGCTCAGTAATGCGTATGAAAATTCGGAGTTCATCGCCTCGACGGATAAGAACTTTCGCCCGCTCTGGTCAGCCACGGGACCTGACGGCTGCCTCTATCTAGTTGACATGTATCGCGGCATTATTCAGGAAGGTAACTGGACGCGCAAAGGCTCCTATCTTCGAGGCGTAATCGACAAAGAGGGCTTTGCGAAAAATATTGGCCGCGGTCGCATCTATCGCGTTGTGCATGAAACAACGAATCGCCAGCCGCCTCCGAAACTGTTAGATAAGACCACCGCACAACTGGTGGAAGAACTCTCCCATCCCAATGGCTGGCGACGAGATACGGCACAAAAACTGATCGTGTTACGAAATGACAAATCGGTTGTTCCGGCTTTAATAATACTGGCGAGAACAGGCACGTCTCCGCTGGGCCGAATGCATGCACTATGGACTTTGGACGGTCTGGATATGATTTCAAAGCCAATGATTCTCGCCGCACTCGGTGATGATGATCCGAGGGTGAAACAGGCAGGCATGCGAGTCAGTGAGTCACGATTGGCGGGCGACCCCGATCTTGTGAAAAAAGTTGCGGATGCTGGCTATGATAATGACATCGGTGTTGTCGTGCAGGCGGTGAACTCGTTGCGGTATGCAAAATCGGATCTGGGGCGGCAGTTGATCAGCGAATTTGCCGCCGCGTATGCTGAGAATGATCTGGTACTGGTTTCTGCGCAGGCCAGTCTGCGATATCGGGAAGGGGGGAATCAACCGGTGTTTGCCAACCTGGATGCAAAAACACTGGAGCAGATGAAGCAGGGCTATCAGACTTATACGCTGTTGTGCATCCGCTGTCATGGGCACGATGGAAAGGGGGCACTCTCCAGCGACGGATTGCAGTTGGCCCCCTCGCTGGCCAAATCGCCTCGCCTGCTGGCCAATCCGGAATTACCGGCGAGGATTCTCTTGCATGGTCTCAAGGGGCCGATTGAGGGGAAGAAGTACCCCGGATTGATGGAGTCGATGAAGCGACAGGACGATGCATGGATCGCCTCGGCTTTGACATATGTCCGCAACAGTTTTGGCAACAACGGTTCTGCAGTCACGGTAGAAGACGTTGCCCGTGTACGCAGTATGACACAGGATCGGACGCAACCTTATACGATTGAAGAATTGAGTGAGTTCCTGCCGGTCTCACTGGATATTATGAAAACGTGGAAACTCTCTGCCTCGCATGGCGGGGAGCACGTGGGGGCGGCGATTGACGGGAATTCGGATTCGCGGTATTCCACAAACGAGAGTATGAAGCCCGGCATGTGGTTTTCGATCGACATGCAACAGCCTTACAGCGTGACCAGCATTCTGCTTGATACTCAGAAATCAAGGGGGGACTACCCGCGCGGCTATGCGGTTTCGATCAGCGACGATGGTAAGACGTGGTCTGAACCCATTATCGAAGGCAAAGCGACGACCGCGATCACCGATATTCCGTTTCCCAAAGGCGTCTCGACCCGCTTCGTGAAGATTGAACAAACGGGCCAGCATGGTCTGTTCTGGTCGATTCATGAACTGAAGGTGTATGGGAAGCCGACTGAGTGA
- a CDS encoding DUF1501 domain-containing protein, whose translation MDPIFEYERNVTRRTLLGRSARGIGGAALASLLYPELFNNSVSAEAIPEGVQQIAPKAKRIIYLFQSGGPSHVDLFDYKPILRKLHGSDLPDSVKGTQRVTGMTARQKSYPVVAPFWEMKQCGQHQTWISERLPYTQTIADDITILKSVNTEAINHDPAITFINTGTQQIGHASLGSWLSYGLGSENENLPAYMVMLSQGTGKNPGQPLFDRLWGSGFLPPSHQGVKLRPGSSPVLYLSNPAGIDRKQRRKLLDDLAILNRGQAEEIGDPEIQARINSYEMAYRMQTSVPDLMDLSSETQKTFEMYGPESRKPGSFAANCLLARRMTERGVRFVQLFHRGWDQHVSLKSQLPNQCLDVDQPSAALVKDLKQRGLLDETLVIWGGEFGRTVYSQGAIGSPSAGRDHHGRCFSIWMAGGGIKRGFEYGKTDDFCYNIVENPVHIRDMNATILHCMGIDHRRLTYKYRGLDARLTGVEEAHVVHDILS comes from the coding sequence ATGGACCCAATATTTGAATACGAACGTAATGTCACCCGTCGTACGCTGCTCGGACGCTCGGCACGCGGCATTGGCGGAGCAGCGCTGGCGAGCCTGCTGTACCCGGAACTGTTTAACAACAGTGTGAGCGCCGAAGCGATCCCCGAAGGCGTACAGCAAATTGCACCCAAGGCAAAACGGATTATCTATCTGTTTCAGTCAGGCGGTCCTTCGCACGTCGATCTGTTCGACTATAAGCCGATTCTGCGCAAACTGCATGGTTCGGACCTGCCCGATTCGGTAAAGGGAACACAGCGAGTCACCGGGATGACGGCTCGCCAGAAATCGTATCCGGTTGTGGCACCGTTCTGGGAAATGAAGCAGTGCGGTCAGCATCAGACCTGGATCAGCGAGCGGTTGCCGTATACGCAGACGATTGCCGATGACATTACAATTCTCAAATCGGTCAATACCGAAGCCATCAACCACGATCCCGCGATTACCTTCATCAATACGGGAACCCAGCAGATCGGCCATGCCAGCCTTGGCTCCTGGCTCAGTTATGGTCTGGGAAGCGAAAATGAAAATCTGCCCGCCTATATGGTGATGCTGTCACAAGGCACGGGAAAAAATCCGGGGCAGCCACTGTTTGATCGATTATGGGGTTCCGGTTTTCTGCCACCCAGTCATCAGGGCGTCAAACTGCGTCCTGGTTCCAGCCCAGTATTGTATCTGTCGAATCCCGCGGGCATTGATCGGAAACAGCGTCGCAAATTATTAGACGATTTAGCCATCCTGAATCGTGGGCAGGCCGAAGAAATCGGTGATCCCGAAATTCAGGCCCGTATCAATTCCTACGAGATGGCCTATCGGATGCAGACCTCGGTTCCCGATCTGATGGACCTTTCCAGCGAAACACAAAAGACATTCGAAATGTATGGACCGGAATCACGCAAGCCGGGCAGCTTCGCCGCCAACTGTCTGCTGGCCCGCCGGATGACCGAGCGTGGCGTGCGGTTCGTGCAACTCTTCCATCGTGGCTGGGACCAGCACGTTTCACTCAAAAGCCAACTGCCCAACCAGTGTCTTGACGTGGACCAACCCTCGGCCGCTTTAGTCAAGGACCTGAAACAACGCGGCCTGTTGGATGAAACGCTGGTCATCTGGGGTGGCGAATTCGGTCGCACCGTTTACAGTCAGGGCGCGATTGGCAGCCCGAGTGCGGGTCGCGATCATCACGGTCGTTGCTTCTCCATCTGGATGGCAGGCGGCGGCATCAAACGCGGCTTCGAATACGGCAAGACTGATGATTTTTGCTACAACATCGTCGAGAACCCGGTTCACATCCGCGACATGAACGCCACCATCCTGCACTGCATGGGCATCGACCACCGTCGCCTGACCTACAAATACCGCGGCCTCGACGCCCGCCTTACCGGTGTTGAAGAAGCCCACGTCGTGCATGATATTTTGAGCTGA
- a CDS encoding PSD1 and planctomycete cytochrome C domain-containing protein encodes MRSRFLSIWFPGVVLGATFISVFAAEKSQSQPASAETKGDFSRDIRPILSNNCFFCHGPDEKHREADLRLDTRAGAFESAIVPGNLKESALIERILSTDADVQMPPADSGKTLKPAEIELLKQWVEQGAEWQDHWAYVKPKRPALPKVKQTDWPKNEIDYFVLARLEQAGLAPSNAADRRTLIRRLYLDLQGLPPSAAEVDAFVNSKDPKAYEKLVDQLLASPQYAERMTLKWLDLARYADTNGYSIDGGRHMWLWRDWVIDSFHKNKPFNEFITEQIAGDLIPEATPWQKVATGFSRNHMITHEGGTIPEENLVNYTVDRVKTTSEVFMGLTMGCAQCHDHKYDPITMKDFYQFFAYFNTLEDRGLDGNSGINAGPKLSVKTELSFAAEELKSLDQELVQLQNELAHPDEIKLAAWEALVKRELAERGQGLKLHELEIVKVSDPNTRSAFETSEDGHVLALKPSGRSPSISLKVKPGVDQLTGLRIVFYPNEKLPEGGIGHGKKESFPGGFILTSLSASGTAIPSDQLDLYSMFNIAKITTSAAHPDYPVKDCLDPRDHNGWSPAPENKKQQHLTVTFDKPYDTNNSRYLTVMLVWGGGKFGGRQSLMAGDYQVFGISGQDDGTNIPDDIQKILAVDPKKRDAKQITALKNYYSQIAPEFENLRHQLVNLKERRKMLTSSFETMVMNTAKKPRETFILTRGQYDQPTEKVSTGVPGFLPGLPEKAPANRMALAQWLTSRENPLVTRVAVNRFWEMLFGQGIVSTTADFGSQGDPPTHPKLLDWLAVDFYESGWDVKRIMKKILMSATYQQSSAGTQELWKRDPQNRLLARGGRFRLQAEAIRDATLKVSGLLVERVGGASVNPYQPEGLWREVSHYGSSPATAQVFVQDHGEKLYRRSMYTYWKRTVPPPNMQTFDAPNREVCLVSRARTNTPLQSLVLLNDVQFVEASRNYAERIMKEGGSEIDSRIQFAFIEALGRLPEAWEVKTAKTAYERELKNYQSNESAALALLSQGESSRDEALAPAEVAAWTAVASMIFNTYEFITRG; translated from the coding sequence ATGCGTTCCCGTTTCCTTTCAATCTGGTTCCCCGGTGTTGTGTTGGGGGCTACGTTTATTTCGGTCTTTGCTGCGGAAAAGAGTCAATCGCAACCAGCGTCTGCCGAAACAAAGGGCGATTTCAGTCGTGATATCCGTCCGATTCTCTCCAATAACTGTTTTTTCTGTCATGGCCCCGATGAAAAACACCGCGAAGCCGACTTGCGTCTCGATACCAGAGCGGGCGCCTTTGAGAGTGCTATTGTACCGGGCAATCTGAAAGAGAGTGCCTTGATCGAGCGGATTCTGTCGACTGATGCAGACGTGCAGATGCCACCCGCTGATTCGGGAAAAACATTGAAGCCCGCAGAGATCGAGTTGCTTAAGCAATGGGTCGAGCAGGGCGCGGAGTGGCAGGATCACTGGGCGTACGTCAAACCAAAACGACCAGCCTTACCGAAAGTGAAACAGACCGATTGGCCGAAAAATGAGATTGATTACTTCGTGCTCGCCCGGCTGGAACAGGCGGGGCTCGCTCCTTCCAATGCAGCCGACCGTCGCACTTTGATTCGTCGCCTCTATCTGGATCTGCAGGGCTTGCCCCCCTCAGCAGCCGAAGTTGATGCGTTTGTGAATTCGAAAGATCCAAAAGCGTATGAAAAACTGGTCGACCAACTGCTGGCATCACCACAGTATGCGGAACGGATGACGCTCAAGTGGCTCGACCTGGCCCGCTATGCCGACACAAACGGTTATTCGATCGACGGCGGGCGGCATATGTGGCTCTGGCGGGACTGGGTGATTGATTCCTTCCATAAGAATAAACCGTTTAATGAATTCATCACCGAACAGATTGCCGGCGATCTGATTCCCGAAGCGACTCCCTGGCAGAAAGTTGCCACCGGTTTCAGTCGCAACCATATGATTACGCACGAAGGGGGCACGATTCCCGAAGAGAATCTGGTGAACTACACCGTCGATCGTGTGAAAACGACATCTGAAGTCTTCATGGGACTCACCATGGGCTGTGCGCAATGTCACGATCACAAATATGATCCGATTACGATGAAAGACTTTTACCAGTTCTTTGCCTACTTCAATACCCTCGAAGATCGCGGACTTGATGGAAACAGTGGTATCAACGCTGGTCCCAAGTTGTCAGTGAAGACGGAACTTTCATTCGCGGCTGAAGAATTAAAATCACTGGATCAAGAACTGGTCCAACTGCAGAATGAACTGGCTCACCCGGACGAGATCAAGCTCGCTGCCTGGGAAGCCCTGGTCAAGAGGGAACTGGCGGAACGCGGGCAGGGTTTGAAACTGCATGAACTGGAGATTGTCAAGGTCTCCGATCCGAATACGCGGTCCGCCTTTGAAACCAGTGAGGATGGCCACGTACTGGCATTGAAGCCCAGCGGCCGCTCGCCTTCGATTTCACTCAAAGTCAAGCCGGGCGTCGATCAACTGACGGGCCTGCGGATTGTCTTTTATCCGAATGAAAAACTACCGGAAGGGGGCATCGGGCACGGCAAGAAAGAGTCATTCCCCGGTGGATTCATTCTGACCAGCCTTTCCGCCTCGGGAACTGCGATTCCCTCCGACCAGCTTGATCTGTATTCGATGTTCAATATCGCGAAGATCACGACCAGTGCGGCGCACCCTGATTACCCGGTGAAAGATTGTCTTGACCCGCGCGATCACAACGGCTGGTCTCCTGCCCCCGAAAATAAAAAACAACAGCATCTGACAGTCACGTTTGACAAGCCCTACGATACAAACAATTCACGATATCTTACCGTGATGCTGGTTTGGGGCGGTGGCAAATTCGGTGGACGACAATCGTTGATGGCCGGCGATTACCAGGTATTTGGAATCTCAGGTCAGGATGATGGCACCAACATTCCCGATGACATTCAGAAGATATTGGCGGTTGATCCGAAAAAACGAGATGCCAAGCAGATAACGGCTCTGAAAAACTATTACAGCCAGATTGCTCCTGAATTCGAAAATCTGCGACATCAATTAGTCAATCTCAAAGAGCGTCGTAAGATGCTGACAAGTTCGTTCGAAACGATGGTTATGAACACGGCGAAAAAGCCGCGAGAAACGTTTATCTTGACTCGCGGACAGTACGATCAGCCGACTGAGAAAGTTTCAACAGGCGTCCCCGGCTTCTTACCCGGGTTACCTGAGAAGGCCCCCGCCAATCGCATGGCGCTCGCCCAATGGCTGACCTCGCGTGAGAATCCCCTGGTGACGCGTGTGGCCGTCAATCGGTTCTGGGAAATGCTGTTCGGGCAGGGCATCGTTTCCACGACCGCCGACTTCGGTTCCCAGGGCGATCCGCCGACGCATCCGAAACTGCTCGACTGGCTGGCGGTCGACTTTTATGAATCGGGCTGGGATGTCAAACGGATCATGAAAAAGATTCTGATGTCGGCCACGTATCAACAGTCGTCCGCGGGAACACAGGAACTCTGGAAGCGGGACCCGCAGAATCGTCTGCTGGCGCGCGGCGGTCGATTCCGTCTGCAGGCTGAAGCGATTCGGGACGCGACACTCAAAGTCTCGGGCTTGCTCGTCGAACGCGTGGGCGGAGCGAGTGTGAATCCGTATCAGCCCGAAGGGCTCTGGCGGGAAGTCAGTCATTACGGAAGCTCACCCGCGACTGCGCAGGTCTTCGTGCAGGATCATGGCGAGAAACTGTATCGCCGGAGTATGTATACCTACTGGAAGCGGACAGTACCGCCACCCAATATGCAAACCTTTGATGCACCGAACCGTGAAGTCTGTCTGGTGAGCCGGGCGCGCACGAATACGCCTTTGCAGTCGCTGGTTCTGTTGAATGACGTGCAGTTCGTGGAAGCATCGCGGAACTATGCCGAGCGAATCATGAAAGAAGGCGGCTCGGAGATCGACTCGCGGATTCAGTTTGCTTTCATAGAAGCGTTAGGGCGTTTGCCTGAAGCGTGGGAAGTGAAAACGGCCAAAACTGCTTATGAACGCGAGTTGAAAAATTACCAGTCAAATGAAAGTGCCGCGCTGGCTTTGTTGAGTCAGGGAGAGTCGAGTCGCGATGAAGCGCTGGCTCCTGCGGAAGTGGCTGCCTGGACCGCAGTGGCCAGCATGATTTTCAATACATACGAATTTATTACCCGGGGATAG